From the Accumulibacter sp. genome, one window contains:
- a CDS encoding acyl-CoA carboxylase subunit beta yields the protein MTIKPELIDKLRAKRDKLIDHVSPEKLEALHAKGLLSARERLLTLFDEGTFQELGLYASHAATSFGLAGRTLPADGVIAGNGYFGTLQIAAFSQDFNVVAGTLGKMQARKITRIMRHALKTGVPLVAFKDSGGARIQEGVDALSGYGDVFYTNVLLSGVVPQIAVICGPCAGGAAYSPALMDFVIMTRHNAHMFLTGPEVIKAVTGRATTMAEVGGAEMHSTVSGNAHFVAEDDRHAITLVKQILSYLPANNTEDPPHDLSVPIEELDDPGINDCIPDSPSEPLDMYSIIRRLVDKGELLEVHAGFARNVIVGFARISGVVIGLVANQPMVMAGALDLNAADKVARFVRTCNIFNVPVVTLVDVPGFLPGVEQERGGIIRHGAKMLSAYGSCTSPKITVILRKAYGGSYLAMCAQEMGADMVYAWPTAEIAVMGAEAAVKILYRKELEQAEDRQARAAELAQEYRDEFASPYVSASNFYITDVIEPQDTRWMVALALRKTLDKREMRPAKKHGNIPM from the coding sequence ATGACCATAAAACCGGAGTTGATCGACAAGCTGCGCGCCAAGCGCGACAAGCTGATTGACCATGTCAGCCCCGAGAAGCTGGAAGCCCTGCACGCGAAAGGACTGCTGTCCGCCCGCGAACGGCTTCTGACCCTCTTCGACGAGGGCACCTTCCAGGAACTCGGGCTCTATGCCTCGCACGCCGCGACCTCCTTCGGCCTTGCCGGGCGCACGCTGCCGGCCGATGGCGTCATCGCCGGCAACGGCTACTTTGGAACGTTGCAGATCGCGGCGTTCAGCCAGGACTTCAATGTCGTCGCCGGCACGCTCGGCAAGATGCAGGCGCGCAAGATCACGCGCATCATGCGCCACGCGCTGAAGACCGGGGTGCCGCTGGTCGCCTTCAAGGATTCCGGCGGCGCCCGCATCCAGGAGGGCGTCGATGCCCTCTCGGGCTACGGCGACGTCTTCTACACCAACGTCCTGCTCTCCGGCGTCGTGCCGCAGATCGCGGTGATCTGCGGACCCTGCGCCGGCGGCGCGGCGTACTCGCCGGCGCTGATGGACTTCGTCATCATGACGCGGCACAACGCGCACATGTTCCTCACCGGTCCGGAAGTCATCAAGGCGGTGACCGGCCGCGCGACGACGATGGCCGAGGTCGGCGGCGCCGAGATGCATTCGACGGTCAGCGGCAACGCGCACTTCGTCGCCGAGGACGACCGGCACGCGATCACGCTGGTGAAGCAGATCCTCTCCTACCTGCCGGCGAACAATACCGAGGATCCGCCGCACGACCTGTCGGTGCCGATCGAGGAACTCGACGACCCCGGCATCAACGACTGCATCCCGGACAGCCCCTCCGAGCCGCTCGACATGTATTCGATCATCCGCCGGCTGGTCGACAAGGGCGAACTGCTGGAAGTGCATGCCGGCTTCGCGCGCAACGTCATCGTCGGCTTCGCGCGGATCAGCGGCGTGGTCATCGGCCTCGTCGCCAACCAGCCGATGGTGATGGCCGGCGCCCTCGACCTCAACGCCGCCGACAAGGTGGCGCGCTTCGTCCGCACCTGCAACATCTTCAACGTGCCGGTGGTCACCCTCGTCGATGTGCCGGGCTTTTTGCCCGGAGTCGAGCAGGAACGCGGCGGCATCATCCGCCACGGCGCCAAGATGCTCTCGGCCTACGGATCCTGCACCTCGCCGAAGATCACCGTCATCCTGCGCAAGGCCTACGGGGGTTCGTACCTGGCGATGTGCGCGCAGGAAATGGGTGCCGACATGGTCTATGCGTGGCCGACGGCCGAGATCGCCGTCATGGGCGCCGAAGCAGCGGTCAAGATCCTCTATCGCAAGGAACTCGAGCAGGCCGAGGATCGCCAGGCGAGGGCCGCCGAGCTGGCGCAGGAGTACCGCGACGAGTTCGCCTCACCCTACGTCTCGGCGAGCAACTTCTACATCACCGACGTCATCGAGCCGCAGGACACGCGCTGGATGGTCGCACTCGCGCTGCGCAAGACGCTCGACAAGCGCGAGATGCGGCCGGCCAAGAAGCACGGCAACATTCCCATGTAA
- a CDS encoding acetyl-CoA carboxylase biotin carboxyl carrier protein subunit: MPRKFKVTVNGREYDVTVLELTAGQSASPVAAPAVAAPVAAAGSASIAAPAAVAPAAASVAGAGDEVAGMGGVVVEVLVKVGQTVASGDQLLVLEAMKMKTPVIASRGGQVTRVLVAPGDAVEGGQPLVTIG, from the coding sequence ATGCCCAGAAAATTCAAGGTCACGGTCAACGGACGCGAGTACGACGTGACCGTGCTCGAACTCACCGCCGGCCAGTCGGCATCGCCTGTCGCGGCGCCGGCTGTCGCGGCGCCGGTGGCAGCGGCGGGGAGCGCCAGCATTGCGGCACCGGCTGCGGTGGCTCCGGCTGCGGCGTCTGTCGCCGGCGCCGGTGACGAGGTCGCCGGCATGGGGGGCGTCGTCGTCGAGGTGCTCGTCAAGGTCGGCCAGACGGTGGCCAGCGGGGATCAGTTGCTCGTGCTCGAAGCGATGAAGATGAAGACACCGGTCATTGCCAGCCGCGGCGGCCAGGTGACGCGCGTTCTCGTCGCGCCCGGTGACGCGGTCGAGGGCGGGCAGCCGCTGGTGACGATCGGCTGA
- a CDS encoding sodium ion-translocating decarboxylase subunit beta, protein MEGINFLDLFQGIATLAASEPKIMFGRIFLMLLGFLLIYLGSKNVLEPLLMIPMGLGMSSVNAGVMFLDAKRMGTLFVDPLLADPIDLMNIMQIDWLQPVYTLTFSNGLIACLVFMGIGVLLDVGYVMARPFQSMIIALFAELGTIAVFPIAVGLGLNEGQSAAVATIGGADGPMVLFTSLVLAKDLFVPITVVGYLYLGLTYGAYPYLIKWLVPEHIRGISMVEDRGPKISRQQKLTFAVVACTLLCLLFPVAAPLFFSLFLGVAVRESGIDAFTKLLSEVFLYAATFFLGLTLGVLCEANTLLEPTVLKLLLLGMLALTISALGGLLGGYILYFWSGGKFNPIVGIAGVSCVPTTAKIVQKVASAANARAIIMPQALGANISGVITSAIIAATFIALLRQ, encoded by the coding sequence ATGGAAGGCATCAACTTTCTCGATCTGTTCCAGGGCATCGCCACGCTGGCGGCCTCCGAACCGAAGATCATGTTCGGGCGCATCTTCCTGATGCTGCTCGGTTTCCTGCTCATCTACCTGGGCTCGAAGAACGTCCTCGAGCCGCTGCTGATGATTCCGATGGGGCTCGGCATGTCGTCGGTCAACGCCGGCGTGATGTTCCTCGACGCCAAACGCATGGGAACGCTCTTCGTCGACCCGCTGCTGGCGGACCCGATCGACCTGATGAACATCATGCAGATCGACTGGCTGCAGCCGGTCTACACGCTGACCTTCAGCAACGGCCTGATCGCCTGTCTGGTGTTCATGGGCATCGGCGTCCTGCTCGACGTCGGCTATGTCATGGCGCGCCCCTTCCAGAGCATGATCATCGCCCTCTTCGCGGAGTTGGGGACGATCGCCGTTTTCCCGATCGCCGTCGGCCTCGGCCTGAACGAGGGCCAGTCGGCGGCAGTGGCGACGATCGGCGGTGCCGATGGGCCGATGGTGCTGTTCACCTCGCTCGTCCTGGCCAAGGATCTCTTCGTCCCGATCACCGTCGTCGGCTACCTCTACCTCGGCCTCACCTATGGCGCCTATCCGTACCTGATCAAGTGGCTGGTGCCCGAGCACATCCGCGGCATCAGCATGGTCGAGGATCGCGGGCCGAAGATCTCCCGCCAGCAGAAGCTGACCTTCGCCGTCGTCGCCTGTACGCTGCTCTGCCTGCTGTTTCCGGTGGCGGCACCGCTCTTCTTCTCGCTCTTCCTCGGCGTCGCGGTGCGCGAGAGCGGCATCGACGCCTTCACCAAGCTGCTGAGCGAGGTGTTCCTCTACGCCGCGACCTTCTTCCTCGGCCTGACGCTGGGTGTCCTCTGCGAAGCGAACACCCTGCTCGAACCAACCGTACTCAAGCTGCTGCTGCTCGGCATGCTGGCGCTGACGATCTCGGCCCTGGGCGGTCTGCTCGGCGGCTACATCCTCTACTTCTGGTCCGGCGGCAAGTTCAACCCGATCGTCGGCATTGCCGGCGTCAGTTGCGTACCGACGACGGCGAAGATCGTGCAGAAGGTTGCCAGCGCGGCAAACGCCCGCGCCATCATCATGCCGCAGGCACTCGGCGCCAACATCAGCGGCGTCATCACATCGGCGATCATCGCCGCGACCTTCATCGCGCTCCTGCGGCAGTAG
- the phaR gene encoding polyhydroxyalkanoate synthesis repressor PhaR, with protein sequence MPEQPRLIKKYPNRRLYDTRTSAYITLSDVKDLVLARENFNVLDAKTSEDITRSILLQIILEEEAAGIPLFTTDLLAQMIRFYGHAMQGVLGKYLETNIKSFVDFQKKLQEQSQQLYGESNSQVHADMWSQFMNFQGPAMQTMMATYMEQSRKMLHQMQDQLKTQTRTLFTGLPLPGFQAEAESRRESDVDT encoded by the coding sequence ATGCCCGAGCAGCCGCGACTGATCAAGAAATACCCGAACCGTCGTCTCTACGACACCCGGACGAGCGCCTACATCACCCTCAGTGATGTCAAGGATCTGGTCCTTGCCCGCGAGAACTTCAACGTGCTGGATGCCAAGACCAGCGAGGACATCACGCGCAGCATCCTGCTGCAGATCATTCTCGAGGAGGAGGCTGCCGGCATCCCGCTGTTCACCACCGACCTGCTGGCGCAGATGATCCGCTTCTACGGGCACGCGATGCAGGGCGTCCTCGGCAAGTACCTGGAAACGAACATCAAGTCCTTCGTCGACTTCCAGAAGAAGCTGCAGGAGCAATCGCAGCAGCTCTACGGAGAAAGCAACAGCCAGGTGCACGCCGACATGTGGTCGCAGTTCATGAACTTCCAGGGCCCGGCGATGCAGACCATGATGGCGACCTACATGGAGCAGAGCCGCAAGATGCTGCATCAGATGCAGGATCAGCTGAAGACGCAGACGCGGACCCTGTTCACCGGACTGCCGTTGCCCGGTTTCCAGGCTGAAGCAGAGAGCCGGCGCGAAAGCGATGTAGACACCTAG
- the phbB gene encoding acetoacetyl-CoA reductase, producing MTQRVALVTGAMGGIGTAICQELAKAGHKVVAAYHPEFDKPEEWTKAMAEAGFNDFICVAGDVSDYDSCVALVAEAEAKAGPIDILVNNAGITRDKMFARMEPAQWNAVISTNLNSLFNMTKQVSGKMAERGWGRIINISSVNGLRGQAGQTNYSAAKAGVIGFTKALAAEVAAKGVTVNAITPGYVATAMVMAIKPEILQGIVDTVPMKRLAKPEEIGGACVYLASDIAGFMTGSTMNICGGLYYQ from the coding sequence ATGACGCAACGTGTTGCATTGGTTACGGGTGCCATGGGGGGGATCGGTACCGCCATCTGCCAGGAACTGGCGAAAGCCGGTCACAAGGTGGTTGCTGCCTATCATCCGGAGTTCGACAAGCCGGAAGAGTGGACCAAGGCGATGGCCGAAGCCGGTTTCAACGATTTCATCTGTGTCGCCGGCGATGTTTCCGATTACGATTCCTGCGTCGCGCTGGTTGCCGAGGCTGAAGCCAAGGCCGGGCCGATCGACATCCTGGTCAACAATGCCGGCATCACGCGTGACAAGATGTTCGCCCGCATGGAGCCGGCGCAGTGGAATGCGGTGATTTCGACCAACCTCAACAGCCTGTTCAACATGACCAAGCAGGTGTCGGGCAAGATGGCGGAGCGGGGTTGGGGCCGCATCATCAACATCTCGTCGGTGAACGGTCTGCGCGGCCAGGCCGGCCAGACGAACTACTCGGCGGCCAAGGCCGGCGTCATCGGCTTCACCAAGGCGCTGGCCGCCGAGGTCGCTGCCAAGGGCGTGACGGTGAACGCGATCACTCCGGGCTACGTCGCGACGGCGATGGTCATGGCGATCAAGCCGGAGATCCTGCAGGGAATCGTCGACACCGTGCCGATGAAGCGCCTGGCGAAGCCGGAGGAGATCGGCGGCGCCTGTGTCTACCTCGCGTCCGACATCGCCGGCTTCATGACTGGTTCGACGATGAACATCTGCGGCGGTCTCTACTACCAGTAA
- the pgeF gene encoding peptidoglycan editing factor PgeF, with protein sequence MSGAGWIIPDWPAPAPVRSLLTTRHDGVSLPPYGSLNLADHVGDDPLAVAANRRRLGQRLPAPPCWLQQVHGTTVVDAALAVGAAAPAVADASFARAPGVVCVVMTADCLPVLLCDHSGSVVAAAHAGWRGLQAGILERTVAAMGVPAASLLAYLGPAIGAQAFEVGDEVRQAFIATDPAAARAFSRLANGAGTAAGGAPAGRDPRQSDGGRAGGGWLADLYLLARQRLSRLGVGSVHGGEHCTLRQQDLFFSYRRDGVTGRMASLIWLAGERQSVASPAGQGD encoded by the coding sequence ATGAGCGGCGCCGGCTGGATCATTCCCGACTGGCCGGCGCCGGCGCCGGTACGCAGCCTGTTGACGACGCGCCACGACGGCGTCAGCCTGCCGCCCTACGGCAGCCTCAATCTCGCCGATCACGTCGGCGACGACCCGTTGGCGGTGGCCGCCAATCGGCGGCGGCTCGGCCAGCGGCTGCCGGCCCCGCCGTGCTGGTTGCAGCAAGTGCATGGCACGACGGTGGTCGACGCCGCGCTGGCGGTTGGCGCCGCCGCGCCCGCAGTCGCCGATGCATCGTTTGCCCGCGCGCCGGGCGTCGTCTGCGTCGTGATGACCGCCGACTGCCTGCCGGTCCTGCTCTGTGACCACTCCGGCAGCGTCGTCGCTGCCGCGCATGCGGGCTGGCGCGGTCTGCAGGCCGGCATCCTCGAGCGGACGGTCGCGGCGATGGGAGTACCCGCCGCCAGCCTCCTGGCCTACCTCGGGCCGGCGATCGGCGCGCAGGCTTTCGAGGTCGGCGACGAGGTGCGGCAGGCTTTCATCGCCACCGATCCGGCCGCGGCGCGTGCGTTCAGCAGGCTGGCGAACGGTGCCGGTACGGCCGCCGGCGGTGCGCCAGCCGGCCGTGATCCGCGGCAGTCGGACGGCGGGCGTGCCGGCGGCGGCTGGCTGGCCGATCTTTACCTGCTGGCGCGGCAGCGGTTGTCGCGGCTCGGCGTCGGGTCGGTTCACGGTGGCGAGCACTGCACGCTGCGGCAGCAGGACCTCTTCTTTTCCTATCGCCGTGACGGCGTCACCGGCCGCATGGCGTCGCTGATCTGGCTTGCCGGCGAGCGCCAGTCGGTTGCGTCGCCGGCGGGCCAGGGTGATTGA
- the rluD gene encoding 23S rRNA pseudouridine(1911/1915/1917) synthase RluD, translating to MMKNPEKKKAAAGAPEPRVGPGDYSANPRTALKVPAECGGQRLDQILARLLAQHSRSRLQGWIRAGRVAVGGTPVLEPRQRLWAGETIELAEAADERAESSTPEDIPLQVVHEDESLLVIDKPAGLVVHPGNGNWSGTLLNALLHRWPELARLPRAGIVHRLDKDTSGLLVVARTLEAQTDLVRQLQARSVRRHYQAVARGRVEASGTVDAPIGRHPTQRTRMAVVSTGKAARTHYRVLERFIDCSLIECALESGRTHQIRVHMTAAGYPLVGDPTYGRGVSRLPKGPPFSRQALHACRLALRHPLRGEAMQWRSDLPADMAELLDHLRRQAALAADEAPVDDGDEATWQEAAAAILADDDDEFEDEDEDLLAP from the coding sequence ATGATGAAGAACCCAGAGAAGAAGAAGGCCGCGGCCGGAGCGCCGGAGCCGCGCGTGGGGCCGGGCGATTATAGCGCAAACCCCCGGACAGCCCTGAAGGTCCCGGCCGAGTGTGGCGGTCAGCGGCTCGACCAGATTCTGGCTCGGCTGTTGGCGCAGCATTCGCGCAGTCGCTTGCAGGGGTGGATCCGCGCCGGCAGGGTGGCCGTCGGTGGCACGCCCGTGCTGGAACCACGGCAGCGGCTCTGGGCGGGCGAAACGATCGAGCTGGCGGAGGCAGCGGACGAACGCGCCGAATCGTCTACGCCCGAGGACATCCCTCTGCAGGTGGTCCATGAGGACGAGAGCCTGTTGGTGATCGACAAGCCGGCCGGCCTGGTGGTGCATCCGGGTAACGGCAACTGGAGCGGCACGCTGCTGAATGCGCTGCTGCATCGCTGGCCGGAACTCGCCCGGCTGCCGCGGGCGGGTATCGTCCATCGCCTCGACAAGGACACCAGCGGCCTGCTGGTCGTCGCCAGGACCCTTGAAGCGCAGACCGATCTCGTCCGGCAGTTGCAGGCGCGCAGCGTGCGGCGGCACTATCAGGCGGTGGCGCGCGGGCGGGTCGAAGCGTCCGGTACCGTTGACGCACCGATCGGCCGCCATCCCACGCAGCGTACACGGATGGCGGTCGTCAGCACGGGCAAGGCGGCGCGTACGCACTACCGGGTGCTCGAGCGCTTCATCGACTGCTCGCTGATCGAGTGTGCGCTGGAGAGCGGACGAACGCATCAGATCCGGGTGCACATGACGGCCGCCGGTTATCCGCTGGTTGGTGACCCGACCTACGGCCGCGGTGTCAGCCGGCTGCCCAAGGGCCCGCCATTTTCCCGGCAGGCGCTGCACGCCTGTCGTCTGGCGCTGCGGCATCCGCTGCGCGGCGAAGCGATGCAGTGGCGATCGGACCTGCCGGCGGACATGGCGGAGTTGCTCGACCATCTGCGGCGGCAGGCGGCGCTGGCCGCCGACGAAGCGCCTGTCGATGACGGCGATGAGGCGACTTGGCAGGAAGCAGCGGCCGCGATCCTTGCGGACGATGACGACGAGTTCGAGGATGAGGATGAGGATCTGCTCGCGCCATAG
- a CDS encoding outer membrane protein assembly factor BamD: MRSLAIIASLFLASLLAGCGLFPESKDETIGWSANKLYSEAKEALNEGAYARAVKYFEKLESRYPYGRYAQQAQIDIAYAYWKDQEPASAIAACDRFIKLHPNHPNVDYVYYLKGLINFNEDLGMLGIVSNQDMTERDPKGARESFDAFRELVTRFPDSKYTPDAILRMKYLVNALASLELHVARYYMKRAAYLAAANRAQYAVLNYPNAPATEEALFIMVKAYDALGLTDLRDDAERIMRRNFPNSAYYVRGLERKEPWWKLW; the protein is encoded by the coding sequence ATGCGTAGTTTAGCGATTATCGCATCCCTCTTTCTCGCTTCGTTGCTCGCCGGCTGCGGACTCTTTCCGGAAAGCAAGGACGAAACGATCGGCTGGTCAGCCAACAAGCTCTACAGCGAAGCCAAGGAGGCGCTCAACGAAGGCGCGTATGCACGTGCCGTCAAGTACTTCGAAAAACTTGAGTCACGCTATCCCTATGGCCGCTACGCACAGCAGGCGCAGATCGACATTGCCTATGCCTACTGGAAGGACCAGGAACCGGCATCGGCGATCGCCGCCTGTGACCGTTTCATCAAGCTGCATCCAAACCATCCGAACGTCGACTACGTCTACTACCTGAAGGGCCTGATCAACTTCAACGAAGACCTCGGGATGCTCGGCATCGTCAGCAACCAGGACATGACCGAACGCGACCCGAAGGGCGCACGCGAGTCCTTCGACGCGTTCCGCGAGTTGGTGACCCGCTTTCCGGACAGCAAGTACACGCCCGACGCGATCCTGCGCATGAAGTACCTGGTCAACGCCCTCGCCTCGCTCGAACTGCATGTCGCGCGCTACTACATGAAACGCGCCGCCTATCTCGCCGCTGCCAACCGCGCCCAGTATGCGGTCCTCAACTACCCGAACGCACCCGCCACCGAAGAAGCGCTGTTCATCATGGTCAAGGCCTACGACGCCCTTGGCCTGACCGATCTGCGTGACGACGCCGAGCGCATCATGCGCCGCAACTTCCCGAACAGCGCCTACTACGTCCGCGGCCTCGAGCGCAAGGAGCCGTGGTGGAAACTCTGGTAG
- a CDS encoding protein kinase domain-containing protein, giving the protein MSRKVGRFEIIRELGRGAQSVVYLARDPHLQRQVAIKTLHFARPDAQQNSQLLAEARMVSQLRHPNIVPIFEAAEEQGDLYLVFQLVPGRNLAEHLQITGALPPARALPIMLAILDAVAHAHAAGIIHRDLKPSNILIDDDAVVRVMDFGIAARAEARSTDGGQLTGTPAYMAPEYIAERRSSERSDIFAAGLVLYELLVGCRALAGSDVQQVMRRLVGEDIRLPAETIGLLDERLVHLVHRALERDPANRYESAAQMREALDEHLHPSPIGEAGDARQSTIDFLLRRMRHKSDFPALSESVSAINRIATAENQSVSQLANTILKDFSLTNKILRMVNSAYYQQAGGGNISTVSRAVVVLGLDAVRSMAITVLLLEHLQNKENADQLKDEFLRANLAGVLARDIGSKVAGRSEGEEAFICAMFHNLGRLLSQYYFPEESAEIRRVLLQRNCAEDAAAQQVLGISFADLGMAIAQTWGFPRQIVTSMRRLPQGSVRRPLGSEDRFRVLAALSNELCGVIAEHPSEQQPKELRRIAGRFAEAIAVDEQDLRQAVDRSLEQVADFARSIRLNLQQTRVGRQLKAWGASQASLVAPPPPADDGLGGSALPELAAVPPVADQAPEAVEAVLAGIAGSNDGGARTATLLAGIQDVSNALVSDFRLNDVLRITLETMYRAMGFRRVILCVRDQRSNSMLGRFGFGPDALEVAKRFRFSLVFSPDIFHAALANGVDILISDTNDPKIAARIPDWFRKAVAAETFVVLPLSIKRSPVAMIYADRALPGEILISGQELSLLRTLRNQAVLAIKQSG; this is encoded by the coding sequence TGGTCAGCCAGTTGCGGCATCCGAACATCGTACCGATCTTCGAGGCGGCGGAAGAGCAGGGCGACCTGTATCTGGTTTTCCAGCTCGTCCCGGGCAGGAACCTGGCCGAGCACCTGCAGATCACCGGTGCCTTGCCGCCGGCGCGCGCGTTGCCGATCATGCTGGCGATCCTCGACGCGGTGGCCCATGCCCACGCGGCCGGCATCATTCATCGCGACCTGAAGCCGAGCAACATCCTGATCGACGACGATGCAGTGGTGCGGGTGATGGATTTCGGCATCGCGGCGCGTGCCGAGGCGCGGTCGACCGACGGTGGCCAACTGACGGGGACGCCGGCTTACATGGCGCCGGAGTACATTGCCGAGCGCCGCAGCAGTGAGCGCTCGGACATCTTCGCCGCTGGCCTGGTCCTCTACGAGTTGCTCGTCGGCTGCCGCGCGCTGGCCGGCAGTGACGTGCAGCAGGTGATGCGACGGCTCGTCGGCGAGGATATCCGCTTGCCCGCGGAGACGATCGGCCTGCTCGACGAGCGCCTCGTGCACCTGGTGCACCGGGCCCTCGAACGCGATCCGGCGAACCGCTACGAATCCGCCGCGCAGATGCGCGAGGCGCTCGACGAGCATCTGCATCCGTCGCCCATTGGCGAAGCCGGCGACGCGCGCCAGAGCACGATCGACTTCCTGTTGCGGCGCATGCGCCACAAGAGCGACTTTCCGGCGCTCTCGGAGTCGGTGAGTGCGATCAACCGGATCGCCACCGCCGAAAACCAGAGCGTGTCGCAGCTTGCCAACACGATCCTGAAGGACTTCTCGTTGACCAACAAGATCCTGCGCATGGTCAACTCCGCGTACTACCAGCAGGCGGGTGGCGGCAACATCAGCACCGTCTCGCGCGCCGTCGTCGTTCTTGGACTCGATGCCGTACGCAGCATGGCGATCACCGTGCTGCTTCTCGAGCACCTGCAGAACAAGGAGAACGCCGACCAACTCAAGGACGAGTTCCTGCGCGCCAATCTCGCCGGTGTTCTGGCGCGCGACATCGGCAGCAAGGTTGCCGGCCGCTCCGAGGGCGAGGAGGCGTTCATCTGCGCGATGTTCCACAATCTCGGGCGCTTGCTGAGCCAGTATTACTTTCCGGAGGAGAGCGCCGAGATTCGTCGTGTCCTGCTGCAGAGGAACTGCGCCGAAGACGCCGCGGCGCAGCAGGTGCTCGGTATCTCCTTCGCCGATCTGGGGATGGCCATCGCCCAGACCTGGGGTTTCCCGCGGCAGATCGTCACCAGCATGCGACGCCTCCCGCAAGGCAGCGTCCGGCGTCCTCTCGGCAGCGAAGACCGCTTCCGTGTCCTGGCCGCGCTGTCGAACGAGTTGTGCGGGGTCATCGCAGAACACCCCAGCGAGCAGCAGCCCAAGGAACTGCGGCGCATCGCCGGCCGCTTCGCCGAAGCGATTGCAGTCGACGAGCAGGACCTGCGGCAGGCCGTCGACCGGTCGCTCGAACAGGTGGCGGACTTCGCGCGCAGCATTCGCCTGAACCTGCAGCAGACGCGCGTAGGTCGCCAGCTCAAGGCCTGGGGCGCGTCACAGGCCAGCCTGGTCGCTCCGCCGCCGCCGGCTGACGACGGGCTGGGCGGCAGCGCCCTGCCTGAGCTTGCCGCAGTGCCGCCAGTGGCCGACCAGGCTCCCGAGGCAGTGGAGGCGGTTCTTGCCGGCATCGCCGGCAGCAACGACGGCGGTGCGCGGACAGCCACCCTGCTCGCCGGGATCCAGGACGTGAGCAACGCCCTGGTCAGCGATTTCCGGCTCAACGACGTCCTGCGCATCACCCTCGAGACGATGTACCGCGCCATGGGTTTCCGGCGGGTGATCCTGTGCGTGCGGGACCAGCGCAGCAATTCGATGCTCGGTCGCTTTGGTTTTGGTCCCGATGCGCTGGAGGTGGCAAAGCGCTTTCGCTTCTCCCTCGTCTTCTCGCCCGACATCTTCCATGCCGCGCTGGCCAATGGCGTCGACATCCTGATCAGCGACACCAACGACCCGAAGATCGCGGCGCGCATCCCGGACTGGTTTCGCAAGGCGGTGGCGGCCGAGACCTTCGTCGTCCTGCCTCTGTCCATCAAGCGCAGCCCGGTGGCGATGATCTACGCCGACCGGGCGCTGCCCGGTGAGATTCTCATTTCCGGACAGGAACTCTCTCTGCTGCGAACCCTGCGCAATCAGGCGGTGCTGGCGATCAAGCAGTCGGGCTGA